Proteins found in one Paralichthys olivaceus isolate ysfri-2021 chromosome 19, ASM2471397v2, whole genome shotgun sequence genomic segment:
- the LOC109647005 gene encoding cell cycle control protein 50A-like produces MMASSYSANEDGHITMTGPGGGALRSKKPENTAFKQQRLPAWQPILTAGTVLPAFFIIGLIFIPIGIGLFVTSNNIREFEIDYTGVDMSSPCFNCSQNFSWNRTQPCTCTIPFYLDQPYENNVFMYYGLSNFYQNHRRYVKSRDDSQLNGHLGSLKEPSKECEPYAFHENKPIAPCGAIANSMFNDTLELFYNDPNGTKIQIPLRATGIAWWTDKHVKFGNPGDNLNLTAVFQGTTKPINWRRPVYELDTDQLNNGFINEDFIVWMRTAALPTFRKLYRIINRKDNMVPTLLRGNYTLEVVYNYPVRSFEGRKRMILSTISWMGGKNPFLGIAYITVGSVCFFLGVVLLIIHHKYGNRNNSADISN; encoded by the exons ATGATGGCGTCCAGCTACAGCGCTAACGAAGACGGACACATCACGATGACCGGGCCCGGCGGCGGAGCCCTGCGGAGCAAGAAGCCCGAAAACACCGCGTTCAAACAGCAGCGACTCCCGGCGTGGCAGCCCATCCTCACCGCGGGCACCGTCCTCCCGGCCTTCTTCATCATCGGACTCATCTTCATCCCCATCGGCATCGGCCTGTTCGTCACGTCCAACAACATCAGGGAGTTTGAG ATCGATTACACCGGAGTGGACATGTCCAGTCCCTGTTTCAACTGCTCCCAGAACTTCAGCTGGAACCGCACTCAGCCGTGCACCTGCACCATTCCCTTCTACCTGGACCAGCCGTACGAG AACAACGTCTTCATGTATTATGGCCTCTCCAACTTCTACCAGAACCACCGTCGCTACGTCAAGTCACGAGACGACAGCCAGCTGAACGGACACCTGGGGTCCCTCAAG GAACCCAGTAAGGAGTGTGAGCCGTACGCGTTTCATGAGAACAAGCCCATCGCTCCGTGTGGCGCCATCGCCAACAGCATGTTCAACG ACACGTTGGAGCTGTTTTACAACGACCCCAACGGCACAAAGATTCAGATTCCTCTGAGAGCGACAGGAATCGCTTGGTGGACGGACAAACATGTGAAGTTCGGGAACCCCGGAGACAACCTCAACCTGACGGCAGTTTTCCAAG GAACAACAAAGCCGATAAACTGGCGCAGGCCCGTCTATGAGCTGGACACCGACCAGCTGAACAACGGCTTCATCAACGAGGACTTCATCGTGTGGATGCGGACCGCCGCTCTGCCGACCTTCCGCAAGCTCTACCGCATCATCAACAGGAAGGACAACATGGTTCCCACTCTGCTCCGAGGAAACTACACTCTGGAGGTCGTCTACA ATTATCCTGTCCGCAGCTTCGAAGGCAGGAAGCGAATGATCCTGAGCACCATCTCCTGGATGGGAGGAAAGAACCCGTTCCTGGGCATCGCCTACATCACCGTGGGCTCCGTCTGCTTTTTCCTGGGCGTCGTTCTGCTCATCATTCACCACAAATACGGGAATCGCAACAACAGCGCTGACATCTCCAACTGA
- the cox7a2b gene encoding cytochrome c oxidase subunit 7A2b translates to MFRHVLALRQVARRSFSSSSRREMKNSVPEKQKIFQEDDGLPVHLKGGMSDALLYRATMTLSVLGTGFVLYELWKAAVPQKK, encoded by the exons ATGTTCAGACACGTTCTA GCTTTGCGACAGGTGGCCCGGCGGAGTTTCTCCAGCTCGTCCCGCCGGGAGATGAAGAACTCGGTCCCCGAAAAACAGAAGATTTTTCAG gaggaCGACGGGCTGCCGGTTCATTTAAAAGGAGGCATGAGTGACGCtctgctgtacagagcaaccATGACACTCAGTGTGTTGG GAACTGGATTTGTTCTGTATGAACTGTGGAAGGCAGCGGTCCCTCAGAAGAAATAG